In Ovis aries strain OAR_USU_Benz2616 breed Rambouillet chromosome 13, ARS-UI_Ramb_v3.0, whole genome shotgun sequence, the following are encoded in one genomic region:
- the TUBAL3 gene encoding tubulin alpha chain-like 3 isoform X1, translated as MRECLSIHIGQAGVQIGGACWELYCLEHGIQPDGVVLDGGQDPLAPAKTEPMGASFDSFFCETRAGKYVPRALFMDLEPTVIDRMRAGSYRSLFHSEQLVSGKEDAANNYARGRYSVGPEVLDLVLERIRKLAEHCSGLQGFLIFRSFGGGTGSGFTSLLLEQLSAEYSGKTKLEFSVYPAPRISTAVVEPYNSILTTHPTIEHVDCTFLVDNEAIYNICHGKLDLECPSYASINRLISQAASSITASLRFEGILNVDLIEFQTNLVPYPRIHFPVTSFAPILSADSTHHKEPSVSDITVACFEPSHQLVRCDPRLGKYVACCLLYRGDVVPKEVNAAIAATKSRNSVQFVDWCPTGFKVGITDRPPREVPGGDLAEVQRAVCMLSNSTAVAEAWARLGHKFDLMFAKRAFLHWYIREGMEEGEFAEAREDLAVLEKDYEEMGRSL; from the exons ATG AGGGAGTGCCTGTCTATCCACATTGGCCAAGCCGGTGTCCAGATTGGGGGTGCTTGTTGGGAGCTCTATTGCCTGGAACATGGAATCCAGCCAGATGGTGTTGTTCTCGATGGTGGTCAGGATCCGCTGGCACCTGCTAAAACAGAGCCCATGGGTGCATCTTTCGATTCCTTCTTTTGTGAGACCAGAGCTGGGAAGTATGTGCCCAGAGCACTCTTCATGGACCTGGAGCCTACTGTCATAG ACAGGATGCGTGCAGGCAGCTACCGCTCACTCTTCCACTCTGAGCAGCTCGTCAGTGGAAAAGAAGATGCTGCAAACAACTATGCCCGAGGTCGCTACTCTGTGGGGCCGGAGGTCCTTGACTTGGTGCTGGAGAGGATCCGCAAGCTG GcggaacactgcagtgggcttCAGGGGTTTCTGATCTTTCGAAGCTTTGGAGGAGGCACTGGATCGGGATTTACGTCTCTCTTGTTGGAGCAGCTCTCCGCAGAATACAGTGGGAAGACTAAATTGGAGTTCTCCGTCTACCCAGCCCCTAGGATCTCAACCGCTGTAGTGGAGCCTTACAACTCCATCCTCACCACCCACCCCACCATAGAGCACGTGGACTGTACCTTCCTGGTTGACAATGAGGCCATCTACAACATCTGTCATGGCAAACTTGACCTTGAATGCCCCTCTTATGCCAGCATCAACAGGCTGATCAGCCAGGCAGCATCTTCCATCACTGCCTCCCTCCGGTTTGAAGGCATCCTGAATGTGGACCTGATCGAATTCCAGACCAACCTGGTGCCTTACCCGCGGATACACTTCCCAGTGACCAGCTTCGCCCCCATCCTGTCTGCCGACAGCACCCACCACAAGGAGCCCTCTGTGTCGGACATCACAGTTGCATGCTTTGAGCCCTCCCACCAGCTAGTCAGGTGTGACCCTCGCCTGGGGAAGTATGTGGCCTGCTGCCTGCTCTACAGAGGGGATGTGGTCCCCAAGGAGGTGAATGCAGCGATTGCGGCCACAAAGTCGAGGAACTCTGTTCAGTTTGTAGACTGGTGTCCGACTGGATTCAAGGTGGGCATCACTGATCGACCTCCCCGGGAGGTGCCAGGAGGGGACCTGGCCGAGGTCCAGCGGGCAGTCTGTATGCTGAGCAACAGCACGGCGGTCGCAGAGGCCTGGGCCCGTCTGGGCCACAAATTTGATCTCATGTTTGCTAAGAGGGCGTTTCTGCACTGGTACATCAGGGAGGGCATGGAGGAAGGTGAGTTCGCAGAGGCCAGGGAGGACTTGGCGGTCCTGGAGAAGGATTATGAGGAAATGGGGAGAAGTCTCTGA
- the TUBAL3 gene encoding tubulin alpha chain-like 3 isoform X2, with protein sequence MRAGSYRSLFHSEQLVSGKEDAANNYARGRYSVGPEVLDLVLERIRKLAEHCSGLQGFLIFRSFGGGTGSGFTSLLLEQLSAEYSGKTKLEFSVYPAPRISTAVVEPYNSILTTHPTIEHVDCTFLVDNEAIYNICHGKLDLECPSYASINRLISQAASSITASLRFEGILNVDLIEFQTNLVPYPRIHFPVTSFAPILSADSTHHKEPSVSDITVACFEPSHQLVRCDPRLGKYVACCLLYRGDVVPKEVNAAIAATKSRNSVQFVDWCPTGFKVGITDRPPREVPGGDLAEVQRAVCMLSNSTAVAEAWARLGHKFDLMFAKRAFLHWYIREGMEEGEFAEAREDLAVLEKDYEEMGRSL encoded by the exons ATGCGTGCAGGCAGCTACCGCTCACTCTTCCACTCTGAGCAGCTCGTCAGTGGAAAAGAAGATGCTGCAAACAACTATGCCCGAGGTCGCTACTCTGTGGGGCCGGAGGTCCTTGACTTGGTGCTGGAGAGGATCCGCAAGCTG GcggaacactgcagtgggcttCAGGGGTTTCTGATCTTTCGAAGCTTTGGAGGAGGCACTGGATCGGGATTTACGTCTCTCTTGTTGGAGCAGCTCTCCGCAGAATACAGTGGGAAGACTAAATTGGAGTTCTCCGTCTACCCAGCCCCTAGGATCTCAACCGCTGTAGTGGAGCCTTACAACTCCATCCTCACCACCCACCCCACCATAGAGCACGTGGACTGTACCTTCCTGGTTGACAATGAGGCCATCTACAACATCTGTCATGGCAAACTTGACCTTGAATGCCCCTCTTATGCCAGCATCAACAGGCTGATCAGCCAGGCAGCATCTTCCATCACTGCCTCCCTCCGGTTTGAAGGCATCCTGAATGTGGACCTGATCGAATTCCAGACCAACCTGGTGCCTTACCCGCGGATACACTTCCCAGTGACCAGCTTCGCCCCCATCCTGTCTGCCGACAGCACCCACCACAAGGAGCCCTCTGTGTCGGACATCACAGTTGCATGCTTTGAGCCCTCCCACCAGCTAGTCAGGTGTGACCCTCGCCTGGGGAAGTATGTGGCCTGCTGCCTGCTCTACAGAGGGGATGTGGTCCCCAAGGAGGTGAATGCAGCGATTGCGGCCACAAAGTCGAGGAACTCTGTTCAGTTTGTAGACTGGTGTCCGACTGGATTCAAGGTGGGCATCACTGATCGACCTCCCCGGGAGGTGCCAGGAGGGGACCTGGCCGAGGTCCAGCGGGCAGTCTGTATGCTGAGCAACAGCACGGCGGTCGCAGAGGCCTGGGCCCGTCTGGGCCACAAATTTGATCTCATGTTTGCTAAGAGGGCGTTTCTGCACTGGTACATCAGGGAGGGCATGGAGGAAGGTGAGTTCGCAGAGGCCAGGGAGGACTTGGCGGTCCTGGAGAAGGATTATGAGGAAATGGGGAGAAGTCTCTGA